The Dehalobacter sp. DCM sequence GGTATCGTATGCTGAATCCACCATTACGGAATGTCTGGAAAGCCATGAAAAAGAAATTGAGGTCTTTGCCAAACCTTTTGGTGATATTTATTTTGATGGAACATTAGGCTTTACGTTGAACCGTGCTATGAAACTATACTCTAAATTAGGTTCCAATGCCTACTTTGTGTCTCAGGACGGTACAACGCTTCAACACTCCGAAATTTCACCAATGCAAGCAAGTGATTATGATGCATTTATTGACGATCCATTAATGTTCACATACAATACGATCTTCAAAAAGAAATATCCTGAATTAAGCAAACCCTATCCCGAAAACAAGCAGGCGCTCAAAGCGGCCGCTTTAGAATTAGCTGATTTTGGACTAAAAATGCAAAAAGGTGTAGCCTATCTAAAGGAAACACATGGCGTACCGGTAACTGCAGGAAACTATGTTATATCCCCCTTGGATATGATCTTCGACTATTATCGCGGATTTGGCGGCACGCTCACTGACTTGAGGCGATATCCGGACAAAGTCAAAGCAGCAACGGAAAAACTGGTCGATTTTTGTATAGGGTTAGCCATAGGAGGGGCTTCCAAACTTGAACCATTCCCATGGGTATTTACCCCCCTTCATATCCCTAATTATTTATCGGCAAAACAATTTGGTGAGTTCTATTGGCCTTTCTATAAGAGAGTATTACTCGCACTGCATGAAAAAGGTGCCAAAGTTTATGCTTTTCTGGAAGGTAATTGGGAAAACTTTTATGATTATTTACTTGAGCTTCCAAAAAACTTCTTAATTGGCGCTATGGAAAAAGACGATATCTTTAGAGCCAAAAAAATAATCGGGGATACAATTACAATCGCCGGCGGGATGTCTTTAAATTTATTGCGGTATGGAACCAAAGAAGAGTGCATCGATCACGCCAAGAAAGTAATCGATGTGTGTGCTCCCGGTGGTGGGTATATTTTTGGTACTAACCTTGTTATGCTCTCTAAAGGCGATGTCAATGTTGAAAATCTGAAGGCCGTCAATGAGTTTGTCCACAATTATGGGATCTATAAATAAAGGGGGTGAAATCTAGTGTCAAATGAACTGACAATCCTAGAATTGTTTCAAGAACTAAAAAAAGAATTGGATTTCTTACCCGATGATGATAATCTGAGAGAAGGCTTTCTGCAAGGATTGACTTTTATTATGATCCTTTAATAAAATCGATACACTTATGAATCAGTAGCTGATACATTTTATTATCAGAAGGGAAAGTGGCAATATAGCCTTTTTCTAAACAACGATTGGAGCACCGATACAATTATGTATCGGTGCTTTTTAATAATCAGGAAAAAACCCTTGAAATTAAGCGCTTTTTAAGTTGGCACGATTTTTGCTTAATATATTGTTGTAAGTGAAAGACTTCATCATCACAATTATTAACAAAAAGGTGGATCAAGATGAGCAAAAACAAGCTGAAGACTGCCTCTGAAGCAATTGAATGCATTAAGAGTGGAAGTGTCATCATGGTTGGTGGGTTCATGGGATGCGGCAGCCCGAAACATATTCTCGATGTTTTGGCTGAGACCAATGTTAAAGATCTCACCTGTATCAGTAATGATACGGATTTTGAAGGGGTTGGGGTTGGAAAACTGGTTAAAAAAGGAAAAATAGCTAAACTCATTGCTTCCCATATCGGTACCAATCCGGAAACCGGCAGGAAGATGAATAGCGGTGAGATTGTTGTAGAGTTAAACCCCCAGGGAACCTTTGTGGAAAGGATAAGGTGCGGCGGTGCAGGATTAGGGGGATTTCTCACTCCGACGGGTCTTGGAACGATTATTGAAAACGGCAAAAAAAAGATTGACGTTAATGGGATCACGTATTTACTTGAGACGCCGTTGAGAGCCAACGTGGCTTTAATTAAAGCCTTCAAAGCCGATTCATGGGGTAATCTGATATTTAGGGGATCCGGTCGGAATTTTAATCTGGCGATGGCCACGGCTGCGGATTATGTTATTGCCGAAGTCGAAGAATGTGTCAGTGTTGGAGATATTGACCCTGAAGATGTCATGCTGCCTGGAATTTTCATTGACGCCATTGTACTGAGGAGGGAAGAGGTATGACAGCAAAAGAAATGATCGTCAGACGAATAGCGAAAGAATTTAGCGATGGTGATATTGTCAACTTAGGTATTGGTATGCCGACGATGGCGACGGACTATATTCCCGAAGGTATCCAGGTGATTGTTCAGGCCGAACATGGT is a genomic window containing:
- a CDS encoding uroporphyrinogen decarboxylase family protein; the protein is MDTANMYEERVKRFVTTTNHQEPDRVPILSNIETWAVSYAESTITECLESHEKEIEVFAKPFGDIYFDGTLGFTLNRAMKLYSKLGSNAYFVSQDGTTLQHSEISPMQASDYDAFIDDPLMFTYNTIFKKKYPELSKPYPENKQALKAAALELADFGLKMQKGVAYLKETHGVPVTAGNYVISPLDMIFDYYRGFGGTLTDLRRYPDKVKAATEKLVDFCIGLAIGGASKLEPFPWVFTPLHIPNYLSAKQFGEFYWPFYKRVLLALHEKGAKVYAFLEGNWENFYDYLLELPKNFLIGAMEKDDIFRAKKIIGDTITIAGGMSLNLLRYGTKEECIDHAKKVIDVCAPGGGYIFGTNLVMLSKGDVNVENLKAVNEFVHNYGIYK
- a CDS encoding CoA transferase subunit A translates to MSKNKLKTASEAIECIKSGSVIMVGGFMGCGSPKHILDVLAETNVKDLTCISNDTDFEGVGVGKLVKKGKIAKLIASHIGTNPETGRKMNSGEIVVELNPQGTFVERIRCGGAGLGGFLTPTGLGTIIENGKKKIDVNGITYLLETPLRANVALIKAFKADSWGNLIFRGSGRNFNLAMATAADYVIAEVEECVSVGDIDPEDVMLPGIFIDAIVLRREEV